The genomic DNA GATAATAAAATTCCATTAGAGAAACAAACCGAACCATTAGGAAAACATAAGTAGCGATTAGAAACCATTACAAAGCCACCaggaaccattagaaaccaATAGAATATGCCTAATggtttctctgacttttttcagcaGGGATTGCTTTACTGTATTTCCCTGTTCCTTCTGttgtcacaaaaaacaaagaagaaaatccCTGATGCATCAGCCAATGAGATTGTGGAAAGGACAGCCAACCAACATGCATAAGGAataggaaatgtttttttctctttcttggtAACATAAAAATACTCAAGTTATAATTCTTAGCAAGCGCAGTAATCTTGTCATGTAACAAGTTACTTTCAAAGGTAACATGACCCAACACTGTATAACTTAATTTGGTTGGGGAacacaaatgtttgtgtgtccttacaattatataatattatacaTTACAGTTGCTGTGCACTTGTCTGTGTGACTATTATCTTCCAGCATTTGCATATCCCTTTTGACCTTTATTCAGTTGAATTCAGTATGAAGACAAGATATTAATGTTCaatctttattgtttttgtaaaaaaaaaaactatggcTGCAAAATgttccagaaaagttgggatGGGGGGCACGTTTACCAGTGTGTTCTGTCACCTCCTCTTTAAACAAAATTCAGGAAGAGTTTAGGAACTGAGGACACCTATTGTTCaagttttgaaaatgaaattttttccctttctgtctTATTATGTGACTTCAGTTGCTCAACAGTGCGGGGCCTGCTTTGTCATATTGGTCTACCCCTCCCCAACCAAAGCCCCTCTAATAGACTCTGATTGACATAAGGCCTAACAAAAAAGAGAGGCATGATAGAGAAACCAGTACAAATGAACACAGACACTAAGACTCACACATAATCATCTCTATCTCATGATATCTAgctttctctcactgtcttctCTCAGCGTGAGTGATTGAATCAAGTCACACGACCACTTGATACATGACAGTGGTCACACGACCACTGtcatgtatgtatatacacacagaaaaagacaaggGAGGGTTTCCAAAAGATGATGCAACTACCAATGAGGAAAAATTAATCTGTAGCTGATAAACACATAATGGTCACAAGATGGGTGTGCAGGTCAATAACTCACCCATTGTCACCCATCGACCCCTATTGTGCCAGCTACACCTTGTCTCATGTGACTCTTATGACTGGCATGATGCTGGGCAGAGCTATGATCCTGACTCCCCACCCATCAGTAAGAGCtaaagaagccttttggatggGTTAGGTTTGGAAGTCCAGTTTCCTTTGGAAGCACTGAGAAGCTTGCAAACACATATGCCCAGTGTATTTTTGTATTGATATAAACACACTGAATATTAATTCCAGAAAAAGACTTTTTGATTTGAAGTTGGCAGTGAGAGAAGAGTACATCTTGTGTGAGAtataatgtgaaaaaaagatCTGTGCTGCCTCTTTGTGGTAAAAGACAGTAGTGCAGCTCTTAGGCTTTGGAACACCTCTGCACCTCTACTGATGATTGCTTCCAGTTTCACACATTTGCAATGGACAGAAAGCCCCAACAATCATGTTTCAGATTTTAAGGAAGACCAATACAGTCATTGAGTTGGCTTGAAATAAAGGTATGAATCACCTTTTTTGACACTGAGGCTAGCTCGCAATGTGCATGGGCCTACCAGTCCCTGGAACGCTATATTCAGTAATCTGGGAACATCAACTCTGTGGATTAAAACTGAGGTAACAAGTCTGGATGTTAGATTCAGATGTAAGCTTCTAGTCTCAATATCaacaaggtgacaaaaacatcatttttccacaactttaactttaactttaactttaaaaaacTTTAATGTCCACGAAGGGAAATTTGATTTGCAACAACAGAGCATACATATCTCACATCACTCACACAAtgcaataatacaataatacaataaatacagtaaaaattCATCACAATTAGTAGGTGTATTGTTCCCACTATAGGCTGTTTAAAAACTTAATCGCGGATGGGATGAATGATTTAAAGTATCTGTTGGATTTGACCTTACAGGGGAAAGAGTACCTTCTCTTAGAAGGAAGAAGCTGGAACTCTGtatggagaggatggagagggttCAACAAAATGACCTTTGCCCTCTGAGTGGCTCTGGCTTGAAACAGATGGTCAAGATCATACAAGTCAATGCCGATTGTTTTTTGGCAGAGTTTAAGTACGACCTTAAGTACAACCATTTATAATacaaaaatactgaataaaggtgattcatgcctttatttcaagccaaCTCAGTGACTGTAACACCTCCCTGTATACAAAGCTCCTAATGGATTAGCTACATCGCTAACTTATTGCTAACTTTATTATTTGCTGTCAAGAGCAATGCAATCATCTGCTactggtttattggaggtttctAGCATGAGCTGGAAGAAAATTGTGGttgcagcctttgtcaattaTGCCAGAACACACTACCtatagatatcagggaagccagcTCGTTGAACATTTTTACAAGAATGCTAAAAACtgatctcttcactttagcttTAAGTAGTTATGACTTCCTGATACTGGCCTgaaatgtttgtgctttgcctcacacttatgcactgctgcatgttttttgaAATGTCGCTGTCATGTGTCACTCTGGTGCTCTGATTCTCAGCAGtaaccccttttctctctctccctctgctcctagACTGAGTGCACGGAGGCGGGGCGATCAGCTCAGCAGCAGGGTTGATTTGACTTACCTGTGTCTCATCCTGCAATCAAGCCGGCTACTTAAGCCGGCTCCAAACTTGCCTCTGTGCCAGAGTATTGCGTATTGCTTCTCTCATGTGCCCTGCTCTCGAGCTTTGTTCCTGCCTCACGTCGTTTTGCTCCAGTCCCTCtagattttctttgtactttgtctTTCTCCAGTTTGAGCATTCTCCTGGatgttttttggttgtttgtaagtaatttgtcttgtgttttatctgaCTTTAATTTGCTACTTTTTTCCCTTTAAGGTGATTTTCAGTTGGTTGTCCTCAGATCGAGCGTTTTccctttatggtgattttttgttcCTCGGATCGagtgttttccctttatggtgattttttgttgttacttttggaaaataaacttgttcttttgtactctgcatttgggtcctggcaAATTCCTTGCATGAACTGTGACAGTTGcatttgacttgattttatgcTTTCTTTGTACTCTATTTCTAGCTTGATTTTATTTCTATGTATGTATTtcctttattctattttcattattattttgatCCTATTTTTGAGTAACAGGGTCCTCTAAGGCTATAGTGTAATGTGTGGTGGTACTGGAGGTATTGTTCATCCCCTCCTGAATGCTTTGTTCCTCAATGGGACCCCCAAACATTGCTGAACAGCTTTGTGGGTTAGCTTTTGAGCCTCATGGAGGCACCGTCACTTAAGATGGggctcccctcagctctggtGTCGGCCAAGAGTGTGAGGGACCTGTGTTTCTTGTCTGCCCAACCGTCTTTTAAAGTTTAGACAGTGGGTCAGTGGAACTGGGTCCAAATCTGTCTGCTTGTGTGGAGTGGAGCACCTGCACACCTTGTGCCTAATGCATGCACTCTATTGTTATGTAGAGTGCATTGGAAACTTTCAGATAATCCAACCAGCTGGTCATCTGCCATGATGTGATCCACAGAGGCTATGACACAAAGGGTTGTGATCTTCCCGCAGCCACTAGGGATAACGTATCCTCAACGCCACTTTTCAGGTTTATGTCAGTGGAGGACCTTAGCTTGGCCCTGGTCTTTCATTTCCACCTTTGTACAGTCGTTTCTCAGAGACATGACTGCCAGTTCTGTGCCCCATTTGCTGCTTGGTGCACTATCTCGGGAGACCTCATCTCTTGCACCGAAGTGTTCTTTATGACGTCCAGCTTTTGCTAGTGTTGTTTTAAGGCAGCCATGATGCTCTGGCAGTGCCATGCTTATTGAATTTTTGGCAATGTTCGGACTATGTTGGTTTGGGCCCAGCAAGGAGTACATCTCATCCAATAGAAGAGCCACGCAGAGACTCACAGAACTGGAATTACATCCGGGTAACTGGTTTTTTTTCACTGTccatctgtgtatttgtgtatggTGTAGGTGTGGCTTCCCTTATTTCTCTGCCAGCTCCCTCTTGATTGTGGTTAATTCACCTGACCTGCCCAGCCTGCATATCTGCCTTCCATCAACCGATCAACAGTAGATCTGCTTTGCCGTCAGTGGTAGAGACACGCTTCAGGACTCTGGTTAGTGATCAATTCTTTGTGTTTCATATCTACATTGTACTAAATGTCTCTTCCTTGTGCCCAACATTATTCCTCATCTGTCTGCTTGCTGCTTGCCTGTTAATTCTCTTGCCATTCCAGCCTACCAACCACCATCGCTACCAATATACCTTTTAAATCTCACTTTACCTCTCGTGCCTGTGTCCTGCATTTGGGTCCACCCTGCAACATTGCCACACTGTTCTTTTATGACATGACCAAATCTTGTATGCAAGTATTTTAATCAAAACCTTTATTTCTAAGGAAAACAGTGTCATGGTTGTGAAAGGAGAGCAGGGAATAGAGAATGGCTATGGAAGTGTTTTTGGATCCTTGATCAGACACATAGCAATTTATATTTTACAGCAATGTCGTTGCCAAATTTTGTGCCTTAAATGCCCCAATCTATACCCAACTTTACCTAGTctttttacacagtcacacagtgactcgCCTTCCATACGGGGACAAAATTCAGGTCtctacaatgtaaatcattaaattttaggatgaagaccAGGGTTGAGtttagggtaagggttagggttaggcaagcaGTGGTTTTGGTTATGGTTTGGATAATTCTCCCGGATATGAATGGAAGTCCATGGAATAtctccataaatgtatgtgtgtgtcaatgtgagACAGCAAAGGTGATTAACTGCCCAAACCAAAACACCCCCATTAGAACTGTTTGACTTTCATTCTGTCATCTTCACAGAATTCAGTACCACTATTTACTGTTTCCTCGTGGTATAATGGATATTACAGCCCCACTTGAGGCATAGCTTTGagcatttttattgttttcctgTCCATATGCTATTTGacgggctgcacagtggcgcacgtagtgtgcgtgcctcacagcaagaaggttgccggttccTTCTCCAGGCGGGGCCCggaaaaatacagtatttcacGTCGCTTACTTAAGAGGACCGAAAGGTTTAGTTTCCCTTGTGTTTATCTCTATCttgccatttcttttttctttttttgtgctcatgttttcaaaaatgcatttttgattgcttttcctttaaaatacaaagacCATTAAGACAGTATTTATTACACAGAACCATGAACTTTGCTTTATTGTCACCATTAAATTTTATACTTGGCAGTTCTGATATGTTTGGTTAAACAACTGATGTACAGTATGCCAACATcacttttcttattttgtttccAGGGGCAATAACGTATGGAGTGACTAACCTGCCTGGGTCTGTAATAAGTGGAACTTATTTACACATACACaacattactccagaaacaaTTTATAGTCATGCATGGAAATAACAACAAAATCATCTATAATGTGCCAGATAACACATTTTTAGCTTAGCttttaaattgaaataaatcaGGTTTACTGTAACTTATTTACACATACACAACATTACTCCAGAAACGGTTTATAGTCATGCATGGAAATAACAACAAAATCATCTATAATGTGCCAGATAACACATTTTTAGCTTAGCttttaaattgaaataaatcaGGTTTACTGTAATGACTCAGGAAGGTCAGGTAAAGACATAGTGTGtcatagagagaaaaataaatcagtgacTTGATAAAAGGAATTTAAAGGCAGCTGGAATATACACAGAAATCACATTGTAAAAGCATCTTGGTTGAAGTTCCCCTCTCAAATAATGAGGCTGCTGAAAGgacgcctgctgctgctgttcctggTGCTCAGTGTTGTTGTACTGGGATCACTGTGGATGCTTAACCTACTCAGTCAGCACAAAACAGGCTGGGATCCTACCTACATTCTTGGGTACAGCTGGTTGGAGTATACAGATGCTGATGATGGTGGAGAGGACGTGTACAACTGTTCAGCAATCGtgcagggagagaaggaggcacTGGCGGAGGCTAAACTGCTCTCCACCAGCAGAGAGTTCCACAAGAGTGTTCAGATCCCCAATGAATATTATATCAATGCAACCCAAGACTGCAGGTGTGTTGCTTTAAACCACAGGTGTCTGATGTATTACTCTCAGCAATTATTTAATGTACTGAATTTAACAGAAATGTTAGACAGCATGTATCTCCTGTGATATTTGTCCAATATTATGTATTTTCAGGAAATTcaggaaaagcaggaaatacATACCATTCCCCTTAAGCCAAGAAGAAGAGGACTTCCCTCTGGCTTACTCTCTAGTTGTGCATCACAAGGTACGCAAATTCTAATACAAGTTCAACTACACCTTAAAAACAGTGTAGTAGTGGTCTaaacaattcattttaatgattaattacAGAAGCATtgcaccaattttacacatgaagttcagtttaaatgtcagaatgaatactgaaaacagctgcatttcaaactggaggtgtggagtttgATAGAAGTGAGTATTTTGGAGGCAAgatggcctctgctgcttcaatttgTAACATTTTTAAGAGTGTCTCTTGTGAGTCTTGCAAATTAATGGAAGAGCAATTGTtattagtttttattgtttggtAATTTGTATCTCTTCGTTTTTTGGATTTTGACTCTGCTTGCTCCTGCAATTGTTGCTTGGTTGGTGGTTTGTTGAGATTCAGCTGTGATGAGTGTTCtgcattttcttgtctttttgaGCTGCCAAATATGACAGCAATAGGAAATTGCTGGAGTGCCCCTTTAGATAGGtccaaaaataaagcaaatacaaTGAATACATGAAATATACACAGTTAGGATTGAATTAATTTTTCTGCCATATTCTCCAGGTGCAGAACTTTGAGCGACTGCTGCGAGCCATCTACGCACCTCAAAATATTTACTGTGTCCATGTGGACAAAAAATCAGAGGCCTCAGTCTTCTCTGCCATCGAGGCcattacttcctgtttcccaAATGTCTTCATGGTCAGCCAGGCTGTGAACGTGGTCTATGCTGCCTGGCCACGCGTCCAGGCTGATCTTAACTGTATGGCTGATCTGTATAACGCcagcacaaaatggaaatacttcaTCAACCTTTGTGGCCAGGATTTCCCTCTGAAAACCAACTTGGAGATTGTAAGGATGTTGCATTCATTGAGGGGTCGCAACAGCTTGGAGTCAGAAAAAATGCCTGAAAGAAAGAAGTGGAGGTTCTCAAATGCTCACCAGATAGTTAATGGACAAATCCAGGTACTGCTTTCCTCATGTGTTACATGTTCAGATTGACCTTAATGATGTCACCATTACAATAATTGAAAATTTCAACTGTCTCAGGGGACAGGGAAGGCAAAGGAGCCACCTCCATTCAACCTGCCCATCCTGTCAGGAAATGCCTACATTGTGGTTAACCGAGGCTACGTCCGCAGCGTGTTGGAGGACACCAGAATACAGGCACTGATCGAGTGGTCAAAAGATACCTACAGTCCTGATGAGTTCATCTGGGCAACTATTCAACGAATGCCCGGTGTTCCTGGATCAACATGGCCCAACCACAAATATGACATGACTGACATGAATGCGATTGCACGGCTGGTGAAGTGGCATGGGCATGAGGGGTCACAGGGTTCGCTGGAGGCGGTGTACCCAGAGTGTCAAGGTAACCACGTCAggtcagtatgtgtgtatggtgCTGGAGACCTGCAGTGGATGCTTGAGCAGCACCACCTGTTTGCCAATAAGTTTGACATAGACACAGATCCCATTGCTGTCCACTGCTTGGAGAGGTATCTGAGACAAAAGGCACTGGCTGAGTTACGTGAGAGGTATTGGAGAATATTCTGCTATGAAAGattgaaataaaacaattttCAAAGGAATATTTCAAATTGTATTTGCCGTGTGATAAAAGCCAaagtgatgagaaaaaaaacaaacagtaaattgGTAAagttaattttaaaaaatctgtttaagTCCTATTGTTGTTAATCCACAAATACATCTGGTAATTTCATAGCTGTCCATCAGTCGGTCATTTACATGGATCTGCTAAAAAGGCCAGAAGGAAAAAGTCCTTTGTGCAGTGTGCACAAGAACAGCAACAGGGAGGAGATCTATTTTCCCGTAAAACTATGATTCAAATATAAAGGCAAACCTACACAGAATGACTTCAAAACAATGTCAGTGTAAGTAGCCAAAATGACTCTTCACTCACAGTCCCCATGAAACCTGACAGAGTTTGAGCACTTGTATCAAAAAGAACAGGGAAAATGTTTAGTGTCCAAATGTGTAGCTGATATGAACTATTCCACATGGACTGAAGGCAAAATGACTTAAAGCAAAATGACTAAAGCAGTGATGATTCATTTGTATTCACTTCACTGATGCTAATGaacatttgttttgctgttcaATCTAAAAAAGGGCAAATTAATTCAATGTGATTCAATACTATTAGTAAAACCAAAAGTCACTGTTGTTTGGGTACTTTTCATTATTATGCAGTGTGCATTGTAGTGTAtggcatgtttttttaaaagaccATTGGGGAGGAACACATCtttaatgaagtaaaacatttgacatattttacaaCAAATGGAGATCTTGCAAGCCACAAACAAATGTATACAGATATCAGAAAATGCTAATAAAAGTAGACACACCCCTACCTGCACAGTCGGCACTCTCTATATTGCATCTCTCTAACCATCAGTCAACATATAGAATTTCTTCAGACCCAAATGATCAGAGCGATTTCAAACAGTAGCAACTGAAAGCATGCAACACAGTACTAACTTATAATTTACTACCTTTATTATTTTAGGTGTACAGTGATATACAGTGTTAAGAGTCTACTAACGGCCTTTTAATGATTGTATGAGATGGTGAAATAATGCAAAAACCTGCTGTGACAGGAGCCGCCTACTCTATTGTATTCAAACACCCGCTTGGTCAATCTGCTACATGCTATTAAAAATCGAACAGGAAGTACGTTACAATGATTCCTTTGTGTTTGTATCAAATttttgctgctcctctgctttgGAATAGCCTGCCAGAGGTCGTTACACAGGCCAAGTCTGTTAATGCTTGATGTCCAATTGTGTTTAacccatttttatttttatctgatTCCTTGGGTTTTAACCCTTTCGATATTAATCTTGCTTTTTCCTCATCTGTTATGCACTTTATGCCTTTATGCTTATATGTGTATACATATGTATCTGTCATTTTAACGTACTTAAGTGCAAAACTTGTTTGCTTTTAAAGTGCTgtataaattaaataaactgGAACTAATGTTGACTACCTGCAATTACAGTCTAAATATTGTATCCCATTAGcatttcagtgtatttacaGAGCTACAGTTTATTAGCATCACAGCTTTTCTGGGAACACGGTACATGTAGGGGCGGAGCTTCTGGGGGGGCTGGGAGGGCGACACGCTCTCGGCCCGGGGCCCAGGGGGGGCTTGGGACGGGGCGGAAAAGAGAGATTTCTGTTCCAAGCAGGGGGCAGTGGACCCTTTACCTACGATATTTTTAAACGTGTGATATAGTTGTGGGCTTATATATGTTGACCCAGTCAGGATGAGTCATGGTTGGTAAATACTTTACAAGACTGACTTTAGTAATGTAGTTaggtgtaaaatatgaataaaatgatgtGCTGCATGACTGGCTTTACACAAGTGGTAACagtgtcgcctcacagctagaaggtccccagttcgaatcccgctgtgggcgctggtggcgtgtcctccgccatgtcttcagtgcctgctgctcgaggaaaaaggggtttcctccttaaataacccccactaaaaacatgcaagaagatcaccacctgaccaatggtgacaaaaaaggatgg from Chaetodon trifascialis isolate fChaTrf1 chromosome 6, fChaTrf1.hap1, whole genome shotgun sequence includes the following:
- the LOC139332142 gene encoding beta-1,3-galactosyl-O-glycosyl-glycoprotein beta-1,6-N-acetylglucosaminyltransferase-like; translation: MRLLKGRLLLLFLVLSVVVLGSLWMLNLLSQHKTGWDPTYILGYSWLEYTDADDGGEDVYNCSAIVQGEKEALAEAKLLSTSREFHKSVQIPNEYYINATQDCRKFRKSRKYIPFPLSQEEEDFPLAYSLVVHHKVQNFERLLRAIYAPQNIYCVHVDKKSEASVFSAIEAITSCFPNVFMVSQAVNVVYAAWPRVQADLNCMADLYNASTKWKYFINLCGQDFPLKTNLEIVRMLHSLRGRNSLESEKMPERKKWRFSNAHQIVNGQIQGTGKAKEPPPFNLPILSGNAYIVVNRGYVRSVLEDTRIQALIEWSKDTYSPDEFIWATIQRMPGVPGSTWPNHKYDMTDMNAIARLVKWHGHEGSQGSLEAVYPECQGNHVRSVCVYGAGDLQWMLEQHHLFANKFDIDTDPIAVHCLERYLRQKALAELRERYWRIFCYERLK